A stretch of Geomonas oryzisoli DNA encodes these proteins:
- the ndk gene encoding nucleoside-diphosphate kinase encodes MERTFAIIKPDAVERNVTGKVLAMIEAGGFKIVGMKKILLSRAQAEGFYYVHKERPFFGDLCTFMSRGPVIALVLEKENAIADWRGLMGATNPANAEAGTIRKELGVSIEENTVHGSDSPESASYEIPYFFNQLELV; translated from the coding sequence ATGGAAAGAACATTTGCCATCATAAAGCCTGATGCAGTGGAAAGAAACGTCACCGGCAAGGTGCTCGCCATGATCGAAGCCGGCGGGTTCAAGATCGTCGGCATGAAGAAGATCCTGCTTTCCAGGGCACAGGCGGAAGGCTTCTACTACGTGCACAAAGAGCGTCCGTTCTTCGGCGACCTCTGCACCTTCATGTCCCGCGGCCCGGTCATCGCGCTGGTGCTGGAGAAGGAAAACGCCATCGCCGACTGGCGCGGCCTGATGGGCGCCACCAACCCGGCCAACGCCGAGGCGGGCACCATCCGCAAGGAACTGGGCGTGAGCATCGAGGAGAACACCGTACACGGCTCCGACTCCCCGGAGTCCGCTTCCTACGAGATCCCCTATTTCTTCAACCAGCTGGAACTGGTTTAA
- the amrA gene encoding AmmeMemoRadiSam system protein A: MNDTLNTADKKLLLQLAREAITATVQTGKLKMQQVADDRLTAAQGCFVTIKKQGALRGCIGNFNSDKPLYQLVQEMAASAATRDPRFYPMKEADLAEFELEISVLSPLSKITSPEEVEVGKHGLYLEKNFSRGVLLPQVAVEHKWDRETFLSQTALKAGLKKDDWKEGADLYVFSAEVFGEQQ; this comes from the coding sequence GTGAACGATACGCTCAACACCGCAGACAAGAAACTCCTTTTGCAACTCGCCCGCGAGGCGATAACCGCCACGGTCCAGACCGGGAAACTGAAGATGCAGCAAGTGGCCGACGACAGGCTCACGGCCGCCCAAGGGTGCTTCGTCACCATTAAGAAACAGGGAGCCCTCAGGGGCTGCATCGGCAATTTCAATTCGGACAAGCCGCTCTACCAACTGGTCCAGGAGATGGCCGCCTCCGCCGCCACCCGCGATCCGCGTTTCTACCCCATGAAGGAGGCGGACCTCGCCGAATTCGAGTTGGAGATTTCCGTGCTTTCCCCTCTCAGCAAGATCACCTCACCCGAGGAGGTCGAGGTCGGCAAACACGGGCTGTACCTGGAGAAGAACTTCTCGCGCGGGGTACTGCTGCCCCAGGTCGCCGTGGAGCACAAATGGGACCGGGAAACCTTCCTGAGCCAGACCGCCCTCAAAGCCGGCCTCAAAAAGGACGACTGGAAAGAAGGGGCCGACCTTTACGTCTTCAGCGCCGAGGTATTCGGCGAACAGCAGTAA
- a CDS encoding citrate (Si)-synthase — protein sequence MTQLKEKLFEKIQAHRPRITRLTKEFGSVVIDKVDIGQCIGGARDIRSLVTDISYLDPQEGIRFRGKTIPETFEALPKAAGSEYPTVESFWYFLLTGEVPTLDQVAAVEAEFKTRQVVPEYVYTAVRALPKESHPMVMLSVGIMAMQKDSKFAAFYSGGKFNKMDAWEYVYEDASDIVARIPVLAAFIYNLKYRGDKQIGIDPKLDMGANFAHMIGQSEQYKDVARMYFILHSDHESGNVSAHTTHLVHSALSDPYYAYAAGLNGLAGPLHGLANQEVLGWIMEFQKKLNGAEPTKENVTKALWDTLNAGQVVPGYGHAVLRKTDPRYTAQREFCLKTPGLKDDPLFKLVAMIFETAPGVLTEHGKTKNPWPNVDAQSGVIQWYYGLKEWDFYTVLFGVGRALGCMANITWDRGLGYAIERPKSVTTDMLEKWAAEGGRKM from the coding sequence ATGACGCAATTAAAAGAGAAGTTGTTTGAGAAGATCCAGGCCCACCGCCCCCGTATCACCAGGCTGACCAAGGAGTTCGGCTCCGTCGTAATCGACAAGGTGGACATCGGTCAGTGCATCGGCGGCGCCCGCGACATCAGGTCGCTCGTCACCGACATCTCCTATCTCGACCCGCAGGAAGGCATCCGTTTCCGCGGCAAGACCATTCCGGAGACCTTCGAGGCTCTGCCGAAAGCTGCCGGCTCCGAGTACCCGACCGTCGAGTCCTTCTGGTACTTCCTGCTGACCGGCGAAGTTCCGACCCTGGACCAGGTCGCCGCTGTTGAGGCCGAGTTCAAGACCCGCCAGGTTGTGCCCGAGTACGTCTACACCGCCGTACGCGCCCTCCCGAAAGAGAGCCACCCGATGGTCATGCTCTCCGTCGGCATCATGGCGATGCAGAAGGACTCCAAGTTCGCTGCCTTCTACAGCGGCGGCAAGTTCAACAAGATGGACGCCTGGGAGTACGTGTACGAGGATGCCAGCGACATCGTCGCCCGTATCCCGGTTCTCGCCGCATTCATCTACAACCTGAAGTACCGCGGTGACAAGCAGATCGGCATCGATCCGAAACTCGACATGGGCGCCAACTTCGCCCACATGATCGGTCAGAGCGAGCAGTACAAGGACGTGGCCAGGATGTACTTCATCCTCCACTCCGACCATGAGTCCGGCAACGTTTCGGCCCACACCACCCACCTGGTGCACTCGGCCCTCTCCGACCCGTACTACGCGTACGCCGCAGGCCTGAACGGCCTCGCAGGCCCGCTGCACGGCCTTGCCAACCAGGAAGTTCTGGGCTGGATCATGGAGTTCCAGAAGAAGCTCAACGGCGCCGAGCCGACCAAAGAGAACGTCACCAAGGCTCTCTGGGATACCCTCAACGCCGGCCAGGTTGTTCCGGGTTACGGCCACGCCGTTCTCAGGAAGACCGACCCGCGCTACACCGCGCAGCGCGAGTTCTGCCTCAAGACCCCGGGCCTCAAGGACGATCCGCTGTTCAAGCTGGTCGCCATGATCTTCGAGACCGCCCCGGGCGTCCTCACCGAGCACGGCAAGACCAAGAACCCCTGGCCGAACGTCGACGCACAGTCCGGCGTCATCCAGTGGTACTACGGCCTCAAGGAGTGGGACTTCTACACCGTTCTCTTCGGTGTGGGCCGCGCTCTGGGCTGCATGGCCAACATCACTTGGGACCGCGGTCTTGGCTACGCCATCGAGCGTCCGAAGTCCGTCACCACCGACATGCTCGAGAAGTGGGCTGCCGAGGGCGGCAGGAAGATGTAA
- a CDS encoding M24 family metallopeptidase, which produces MRLTPKNELEYRYRKLQVEMAAAGMDAVLMVQNADLFYFTGTVQTGVLYVPASGAPLYLVRRDFMRARMESGLAHVVPLPSLNQLAGLLTEHGHPLPQRLGLELDVLPVNLYQKYLSLFPNAQALDASPAIRRVRMIKSHYEIHILQDAGTQADKMYRRATEVIREGMSEVELASELERVGRQEGHQSYVRMRAFNGELSAVQVLAGADGAAPACTNTALGGMGLTPAFGHGASYNRIRRDEPIIVDLASCYDGYLADQTRVFAIGSVSDRMRRGYDDMLRVEELMVELAVEGASWGGIYDACVDLARRMGYAEHFMGTAGNQISFIGHGLGIEIDEYPFIAKGFADETLQVGMAFAFEPKLVFPGEGAVGIENSFYLSEQGLKRLTFSSQELVLL; this is translated from the coding sequence ATGCGGCTTACGCCGAAGAATGAACTGGAATACCGCTACAGGAAACTGCAAGTCGAAATGGCGGCCGCGGGCATGGACGCGGTCCTCATGGTGCAAAACGCCGATCTTTTCTATTTCACCGGAACCGTGCAGACCGGTGTGCTCTACGTCCCCGCGTCCGGCGCTCCGCTCTACCTCGTGCGCAGGGATTTCATGCGGGCGCGCATGGAGAGCGGGCTCGCCCACGTGGTCCCGCTTCCTTCCCTAAACCAGTTGGCCGGCCTCCTCACCGAGCACGGCCACCCGCTGCCGCAACGTCTGGGGCTCGAACTGGACGTCCTGCCGGTCAACCTCTACCAGAAGTACCTCTCCCTGTTTCCCAACGCACAGGCGCTGGACGCCTCTCCCGCCATCAGGCGGGTGCGCATGATCAAGAGCCACTACGAAATCCACATCCTGCAGGATGCCGGCACCCAGGCCGACAAAATGTACCGGCGCGCCACGGAGGTGATCCGCGAGGGTATGAGCGAGGTCGAACTCGCCTCCGAACTGGAACGCGTGGGCCGCCAGGAGGGGCACCAGTCGTATGTCCGGATGCGCGCCTTCAACGGGGAACTCTCCGCAGTCCAGGTCCTTGCCGGCGCGGACGGCGCAGCTCCCGCCTGCACCAACACCGCGCTGGGCGGAATGGGGCTCACCCCCGCCTTCGGGCACGGCGCCAGCTACAACAGGATCAGACGCGATGAGCCGATCATCGTGGATCTGGCGAGCTGCTACGACGGTTACCTAGCGGACCAGACCAGGGTGTTCGCCATCGGTTCGGTGTCGGATCGCATGCGGCGCGGTTATGATGACATGCTGCGCGTCGAGGAGCTGATGGTGGAACTCGCGGTGGAAGGGGCCAGTTGGGGCGGGATCTACGACGCCTGCGTCGACCTGGCGCGGCGCATGGGGTACGCGGAGCACTTCATGGGTACTGCCGGCAACCAGATCTCTTTCATCGGCCACGGTCTGGGCATTGAAATAGACGAGTACCCTTTCATCGCGAAGGGGTTCGCCGATGAAACCCTGCAGGTAGGCATGGCCTTCGCCTTCGAGCCGAAACTCGTGTTTCCCGGCGAGGGCGCAGTCGGCATCGAAAATTCTTTTTATCTCTCCGAACAGGGACTTAAGCGTCTCACCTTCTCAAGCCAGGAACTGGTACTGCTCTAG
- a CDS encoding AMP-binding protein, translating to MSKEINLTVGALLDDIAGKYPDNEALVYVERGLRYTYREFNERCRLVAKGLLRMGVKKGDHLAIWAYNVPEWVTLQFATAKIGAVLVTVNTSYKSAELEYLLKQSDSSVLFLVQGFKDTNYIETLASVVPELAASRPGELSSTTLPFLKHVVFIGDGAPDGMINFEHIVELGAQVADTELEAVERTLSIHDVINMQYTSGTTGFPKGVMLTHHNVVNNGFNIGECMRFTEKDRLCIPVPFFHCFGCVLGVMACVTHGTTMVPVEIFDPLKVLQAIEQERCTAVHGVPTMFIAELEHPRFAEFDLTSLRTGIMAGSNCPIEVMRRVIRDMHASEITIAYGQTESSPVITQTRTDDPIELKVATVGRVLPNVELKIVDIETGAELPPGKQGELCTRGYLVMKGYYKMPEETAKAIDADGWLHTGDLAVMDENGYCKITGRIKNMIIRGGENIYPREIEEFLYTHAKISDIQVYGVPDRKYGEQVMAAIVLKQGCEMTEEEVKEFCRGRIANYKIPKYVRFVDSYPMTASGKIQKFKLREMAIRELQLEENV from the coding sequence ATGTCGAAAGAGATCAATTTGACGGTCGGGGCGCTTTTGGATGACATAGCCGGAAAATATCCGGATAACGAGGCGCTGGTCTACGTCGAGCGCGGTCTGCGCTACACCTACCGCGAGTTCAACGAGCGGTGCCGGCTGGTGGCCAAGGGGCTGTTGCGCATGGGGGTGAAGAAGGGGGATCACCTCGCCATCTGGGCCTACAACGTGCCGGAGTGGGTGACGCTGCAGTTCGCCACCGCCAAAATCGGTGCGGTGCTGGTAACGGTCAACACCAGCTACAAATCGGCGGAGCTTGAGTACCTGCTGAAACAATCCGACTCCAGCGTGCTCTTCCTGGTGCAGGGGTTCAAGGACACCAATTATATAGAGACGCTGGCGAGCGTGGTCCCGGAACTTGCCGCCAGCAGACCCGGCGAGCTCTCGAGCACCACGCTTCCCTTTCTGAAACACGTGGTATTCATCGGCGACGGGGCTCCCGACGGGATGATCAACTTCGAGCATATCGTCGAGCTGGGCGCGCAGGTTGCCGACACCGAACTGGAGGCGGTCGAGCGGACCCTCTCCATCCACGACGTGATCAACATGCAGTACACCTCCGGCACCACCGGGTTCCCGAAAGGGGTCATGCTGACCCACCACAACGTGGTCAACAACGGCTTCAACATCGGCGAGTGCATGCGCTTCACCGAGAAGGACCGTCTCTGCATTCCGGTCCCGTTCTTCCACTGCTTCGGCTGCGTGCTGGGCGTCATGGCCTGCGTCACCCACGGCACCACCATGGTCCCGGTGGAGATCTTCGACCCGCTCAAGGTGCTGCAGGCCATCGAGCAGGAGCGCTGCACCGCCGTGCACGGCGTCCCCACCATGTTCATCGCGGAACTGGAGCACCCCCGTTTCGCGGAATTTGACCTCACGTCGCTTAGGACCGGGATCATGGCCGGCTCCAACTGCCCCATCGAGGTGATGCGGCGCGTGATCCGCGACATGCACGCCAGCGAGATCACCATCGCCTACGGCCAGACCGAATCCTCGCCGGTCATCACCCAGACCCGCACCGACGACCCCATCGAGCTGAAGGTGGCCACGGTGGGGCGCGTGCTCCCCAACGTCGAGCTGAAGATCGTCGACATCGAGACCGGAGCGGAACTCCCCCCGGGCAAGCAGGGGGAACTCTGCACCCGCGGCTACCTGGTCATGAAGGGGTACTACAAGATGCCGGAGGAGACCGCCAAGGCGATCGACGCCGACGGCTGGCTGCATACCGGTGACTTGGCCGTCATGGACGAGAACGGCTACTGCAAGATCACCGGCAGGATCAAGAACATGATCATCCGCGGCGGCGAGAATATCTACCCGCGCGAGATCGAGGAGTTCCTCTACACCCATGCCAAGATTTCGGACATCCAGGTCTACGGGGTGCCGGACCGCAAGTACGGCGAGCAGGTGATGGCTGCCATCGTCCTGAAACAGGGGTGCGAGATGACCGAGGAGGAGGTGAAGGAGTTCTGCCGCGGCAGGATCGCCAACTACAAGATCCCGAAGTACGTCCGCTTCGTCGACTCCTACCCGATGACCGCCAGCGGCAAGATCCAGAAGTTCAAACTGCGCGAGATGGCGATCCGCGAGCTGCAGCTGGAAGAAAATGTCTGA
- a CDS encoding D-2-hydroxyacid dehydrogenase, translating into MKIVVLDGYTLNPGDNPWDEVAAFGELVVHERTPEELVLERCRGAQIVLTNKTRLSAATLSQLPELRLVCVLATGYNVVDLARSAELGIPVVNVPEYGSDSVAQHAVALLLELTNRVAQYDAAVQRGEWTRSADFTLVAQPLTELKGRSLGIVGLGRIGARVAAVAAALGMEILACNPRRKVAPDGMAVQWLELDELFARADVVSLHCPLTAENEGVVDAARLRLMQPHALLINTSRGGLVNERDLADALNAGVIAGAAVDVAAIEPIPADSPLLSAKNCIITPHIAWATLAARRRLMATTAGNISAFLAGTLQNVVNGL; encoded by the coding sequence GTGAAGATCGTGGTGCTGGATGGCTATACCCTGAACCCCGGCGACAACCCTTGGGACGAGGTCGCCGCCTTCGGGGAGCTGGTGGTGCACGAGCGCACCCCCGAGGAGCTGGTGCTGGAGCGCTGCCGCGGCGCGCAGATCGTGCTTACCAACAAGACCCGGCTGTCCGCGGCGACCCTGTCGCAGTTGCCCGAGCTGCGGCTGGTCTGCGTGCTGGCGACCGGCTACAACGTGGTGGACCTCGCGCGGTCGGCGGAACTGGGCATCCCGGTGGTCAACGTCCCGGAGTACGGCAGCGATTCGGTGGCGCAGCACGCCGTCGCCCTGCTATTGGAGCTGACCAACCGGGTGGCCCAGTACGACGCCGCGGTGCAGCGGGGGGAGTGGACCCGTTCGGCCGATTTCACCCTGGTGGCGCAGCCGCTCACCGAACTGAAGGGGAGGTCGCTCGGTATCGTCGGGTTGGGGCGGATCGGTGCCCGGGTCGCTGCCGTTGCCGCTGCGCTTGGGATGGAGATTCTCGCCTGCAACCCGCGCCGCAAGGTGGCGCCGGACGGGATGGCGGTGCAGTGGCTCGAGTTGGACGAACTCTTTGCCAGGGCGGATGTGGTCAGCCTGCACTGCCCGCTGACGGCGGAAAACGAAGGGGTGGTCGATGCGGCCCGTCTCCGGCTCATGCAGCCCCACGCGCTGCTCATCAACACCTCGCGCGGCGGGTTGGTGAATGAGCGCGACCTGGCCGATGCGCTCAACGCCGGGGTGATAGCCGGGGCCGCCGTCGACGTCGCCGCCATCGAGCCTATTCCCGCCGACAGCCCGCTGCTGAGCGCGAAAAACTGCATCATCACCCCCCATATCGCCTGGGCCACCCTTGCCGCCCGGCGCCGCCTCATGGCGACGACTGCCGGCAACATTTCCGCTTTCCTCGCAGGCACCCTGCAGAACGTGGTGAACGGACTTTAG
- a CDS encoding DUF502 domain-containing protein, producing MENIIKHFKGKFITGLFVVVPLGITIFILKFLFNFADGILGSYLDSLLAALINDHSYIPGLGMLTGVIVIYLSGLLATNVMGTRILRWWDELFSRIPLVKSIYNSSKQLTQVFKEGKTSYRRAVFVEWPRTGVRAVGFVTAEVERDGEKLVVVYVPTMPNPTSGFALFFRESEVYDCGMSVEDAVKFVVSGGVVVH from the coding sequence GTGGAGAACATCATCAAGCATTTCAAGGGGAAATTCATCACCGGGCTGTTCGTGGTGGTACCCCTGGGCATCACCATATTCATCCTGAAGTTCCTGTTCAACTTCGCCGACGGCATCCTGGGGAGCTACCTCGACTCGCTGCTGGCCGCGCTCATCAACGACCACTCGTACATCCCCGGACTGGGGATGCTGACCGGCGTCATCGTCATCTACCTCTCCGGTCTGCTCGCGACCAACGTGATGGGGACCAGGATCCTCAGGTGGTGGGACGAGCTTTTCTCCCGCATTCCCCTGGTGAAGTCGATCTACAACTCCAGCAAGCAGCTGACCCAGGTGTTCAAGGAGGGGAAGACCTCCTACCGCAGGGCCGTCTTCGTCGAATGGCCCCGCACCGGCGTCCGTGCCGTCGGCTTCGTGACGGCCGAGGTGGAGCGCGACGGCGAGAAGCTGGTGGTGGTCTACGTCCCGACCATGCCCAACCCCACCTCGGGCTTTGCCCTGTTCTTCCGGGAGTCGGAGGTGTACGACTGCGGCATGAGCGTCGAGGATGCGGTGAAATTCGTGGTTTCCGGCGGCGTGGTGGTGCACTAG
- a CDS encoding S41 family peptidase has translation MLKKAFAISAIAAVLAAIFFVAPLLDKEERARRSEAEYVSMFKEVVDIVKESYVDKVDDKKLMTGAINGMLAALDPHSTYLPVTEYSEMKVHMAGAFGGLGIELDMRNGKLMVNAPIEDTPAFRAGILAGDHIFQIDGKPTKDLPINECVSRMRGTPGTQVTLTIIREGAAQPLTFRLTRAIIKTKSLKARLLESGYGYVRIAEFQERTGEDFEKALKTLAADNGAPLSGLILDLRYNPGGLVDQAYRVADRFIGEGLTNGDIVTTKGRDAASVHTLTATIGEKEPKYPMVVLINGGSASASEIVAGALQDHKRAVIMGTQSFGKGSVQSIMTLNNGDGLKLTTARYYTPSGRSIQAKGITPDIVVEFAKPTAAKKEKEQEVREQDLDGHMQEVPETKAPAPAKPVHPVLLPRVNGAGKELSEEELLQKDNQLARALELIKGVNVLKKGLLR, from the coding sequence ATGTTGAAAAAAGCGTTCGCCATATCCGCTATCGCCGCCGTCCTCGCCGCCATCTTTTTCGTCGCGCCACTACTGGACAAGGAAGAGCGCGCCCGCAGAAGCGAGGCGGAGTACGTCTCCATGTTCAAAGAAGTAGTCGACATCGTCAAGGAGAGCTACGTCGACAAAGTCGACGACAAGAAGCTCATGACCGGCGCCATCAACGGGATGCTGGCCGCGCTCGACCCGCACAGCACCTACCTCCCGGTCACGGAGTACTCCGAGATGAAAGTGCACATGGCAGGCGCCTTCGGCGGCCTCGGCATCGAGCTGGACATGCGTAACGGCAAGCTCATGGTGAACGCCCCCATCGAGGACACCCCGGCCTTCCGGGCCGGCATCCTGGCCGGGGACCATATCTTCCAGATCGACGGGAAGCCGACCAAGGACCTTCCCATCAACGAGTGCGTAAGCCGGATGCGCGGCACCCCCGGAACCCAGGTCACCCTCACCATCATCAGGGAAGGGGCAGCGCAACCGCTCACCTTCCGTCTGACCCGCGCCATCATAAAGACCAAGAGCCTCAAGGCCCGCCTCCTCGAGTCCGGTTACGGCTACGTTCGCATCGCCGAATTCCAGGAGCGGACCGGCGAGGACTTCGAGAAGGCACTGAAGACGCTGGCAGCCGACAACGGCGCCCCCCTCTCCGGCCTCATCCTGGACCTGCGCTACAACCCCGGCGGGCTGGTGGACCAGGCGTACCGCGTGGCCGACCGGTTCATAGGCGAAGGGCTCACCAACGGCGACATCGTCACCACCAAGGGGCGCGACGCCGCCTCGGTGCACACCCTGACCGCCACCATCGGGGAAAAAGAACCCAAGTACCCCATGGTGGTGCTGATCAACGGCGGCTCCGCCTCCGCTTCCGAGATCGTCGCGGGCGCGCTGCAGGATCACAAGCGCGCGGTGATCATGGGTACCCAGAGCTTCGGCAAGGGGAGTGTGCAATCCATCATGACCCTGAACAACGGTGACGGACTGAAACTGACCACCGCCCGTTACTACACCCCGAGCGGCCGCTCCATCCAGGCCAAGGGGATCACCCCCGACATCGTGGTCGAATTCGCCAAGCCGACGGCAGCAAAGAAAGAGAAAGAGCAGGAGGTCCGCGAGCAGGACCTCGACGGCCACATGCAGGAAGTGCCCGAGACCAAGGCTCCCGCGCCGGCCAAGCCCGTCCACCCGGTCCTTTTGCCCCGCGTGAACGGCGCCGGCAAGGAGCTGAGCGAAGAAGAACTGCTGCAAAAGGACAACCAGCTCGCCCGCGCCCTCGAGCTCATCAAGGGAGTGAACGTCCTCAAAAAAGGTCTGCTCCGTTGA
- the miaA gene encoding tRNA (adenosine(37)-N6)-dimethylallyltransferase MiaA: MTGTGGSKAPASPNLLVILGATASGKTRLGVQLAGRLQGEIISADSRQVFRGMDIGTGKDLHEYQGVPYHLIDVAPPGHEFNLFQFQRLFLDSFSDISRRGRLPVLVGGSGMYLDCVLRGYRLIEVPEDPALREELAPLSMTELADRLIGSNPRLHNSTDLTERSRLLRAIEIAEYRGGAEAPWPEMTPFTIGIRWERAQLRERITKRLRERLEAGMIEEVQRLHDEGTGWDRFEFYGLEYRYVARHLKGEISRNDMFQKLNAAIHDFAKKQENWFKRMQSHGTVIHWVEGAGDPLAEALELLTTFKQG; encoded by the coding sequence TTGACCGGCACGGGCGGCAGCAAGGCGCCCGCCTCCCCGAACCTGCTGGTGATACTCGGGGCGACCGCCTCCGGGAAGACCCGACTGGGGGTACAGCTTGCCGGCAGGCTGCAGGGCGAGATCATATCGGCCGATTCCCGCCAGGTGTTCCGCGGCATGGACATCGGCACCGGTAAGGACCTGCACGAGTACCAGGGCGTTCCCTACCACCTGATCGACGTGGCCCCACCCGGCCACGAGTTCAACCTGTTCCAGTTCCAACGTCTTTTCCTCGATTCCTTCTCCGACATCTCGAGGCGCGGCAGGCTCCCGGTTCTGGTCGGCGGCAGCGGCATGTACCTCGACTGCGTGCTGCGCGGCTACCGCCTCATCGAGGTCCCCGAGGATCCCGCGCTGCGGGAGGAACTCGCCCCGCTCTCCATGACGGAGCTTGCAGACCGGCTCATCGGGAGCAATCCCAGGCTGCACAACAGCACCGACCTCACCGAGCGGAGCCGGTTGCTGCGTGCCATAGAGATCGCCGAGTACCGGGGCGGAGCCGAAGCGCCCTGGCCGGAGATGACGCCTTTCACCATAGGCATCCGCTGGGAGCGCGCCCAACTCAGGGAGAGGATCACCAAGCGGCTCAGGGAGCGGCTGGAAGCTGGGATGATCGAAGAGGTGCAGCGGCTGCACGATGAGGGTACCGGCTGGGACAGGTTCGAGTTCTACGGCCTGGAGTACCGTTACGTGGCGCGTCACCTTAAGGGGGAAATCTCCAGGAACGACATGTTCCAGAAGCTCAACGCCGCCATCCACGACTTCGCCAAGAAGCAGGAGAACTGGTTCAAGCGGATGCAAAGCCACGGCACGGTGATCCACTGGGTCGAGGGAGCGGGCGACCCGCTGGCGGAGGCGCTGGAACTGCTAACAACATTCAAACAGGGATAA
- the cysE gene encoding serine O-acetyltransferase: MFARFKSDIKAVFDRDPAARSMLEVIFCYPGLHAIWFHRFAHWLWKHELYFLGRFTSHLGRFFTGIEIHPGATIGKGFFIDHGMGVVIGETAEIGDNVTLYHGVTLGGVSWEKVKRHPTLMDNVVIGSGAKILGPFTVGKDSKVGSNSVVVKEVPPNSTVVGIPGRVVMATEKPQDRPDLEHGKMPDPEAKAISCLFDQIRELERKYAALAADHEALKKKLG, translated from the coding sequence ATGTTTGCAAGGTTTAAATCGGACATTAAGGCAGTGTTTGACAGGGATCCGGCGGCAAGAAGTATGCTGGAGGTGATCTTCTGTTATCCCGGGCTGCATGCGATCTGGTTCCACCGGTTCGCCCACTGGCTTTGGAAGCACGAGCTCTATTTCCTGGGACGCTTCACCTCCCACCTGGGCCGATTCTTCACCGGCATCGAGATCCACCCCGGCGCCACCATCGGCAAAGGTTTCTTCATCGATCACGGCATGGGCGTGGTCATCGGGGAGACCGCCGAGATCGGCGACAACGTCACCCTCTACCACGGGGTCACCCTGGGCGGGGTCAGCTGGGAAAAGGTGAAGCGCCACCCTACCCTGATGGACAACGTCGTGATCGGCTCGGGCGCGAAGATCCTCGGCCCCTTCACCGTGGGCAAGGACAGCAAGGTCGGCTCCAACTCCGTCGTGGTCAAGGAAGTCCCTCCCAACTCGACCGTAGTCGGCATCCCCGGCCGCGTCGTGATGGCAACCGAGAAGCCCCAGGACCGCCCGGACCTCGAGCACGGCAAGATGCCGGACCCGGAGGCCAAGGCGATCTCCTGCCTGTTCGACCAGATTCGGGAATTGGAGAGAAAGTACGCCGCCCTCGCCGCCGATCACGAAGCCCTCAAGAAGAAACTCGGATAA